Part of the Bacillus spongiae genome is shown below.
TATCTTTGGAAAGTGTGGTATACCAATGACAACTAATCCAGGTGTAACATTTTCTTGACAATGTGTCTAGAAAGAGATAAGATATCATATGGTATGAATTTTAACCCCACGATAAGCCCCGGAAACTTATTGTGACTAAATAAATACTCAAATTCATTGGATAATTTTTTAAATATTAGGAGGGTAAACAATGCGTACGACGTATATGGCGAAAGCAAATGAAATCGAACGTAAATGGTACGTTGTTGACGCTGAAGGCAAGACTTTAGGTCGCCTTGCAAGCGAAGTAGCATCTATTTTACGCGGTAAACACAAACCAACTTTTACACCACATGTTGACACTGGTGATCACGTAATTCTTATCAATGCGGAGAAAATCCAATTAACAGGTAAGAAATTAACAGATAAAATTTACTACCGTCACAGCATGCACCCAGGTGGATTAAAGTCTCGTACAGCACTTGAAATGCGTTCTAACTACTCTGAGAAAATGTTAGAGCTTGCGATCAAAGGTATGCTTCCAAAGGGTTCTCTTGGACGTCAAATGATCAAAAAATTACACGTATATGCTGGTGCAGAGCATCAACACCAAGCACAAAAACCAGAAGTTTACGAACTTCGTGGATAATTAATTAGAGGAGGACATTATCTTGGCACAAGTTCAATATTATGGCACAGGCCGTCGTAAGAGCTCAGTTGCTCGTGTACGTTTAGTACCAGGCGAAGGTCGTATTGTTATCAATGATCGTGATGTAGAAAGCTATATTCCATTCGCAGCTTTACGCGAAGTAATTAAACAACCACTAAACGTTACTGAAACTCTAGGTAGCTACGATGTATTAGTAAACGTACATGGTGGTGGATATACTGGTCAAGCTGGCGCTATTCGCCACGGTATCGCTCGTGCGTTACTTCAAGTTGACCCTGAATTCCGTACTCCATTAAAACGCGCTGGATTGTTAACGCGTGACGCTCGTATGAAAGAACGTAAGAAATACGGTCTTAAAGGCGCTCGTCGTGCACCACAATTCTCAAAACGTTAATTTATACACGTTTGGAAAAGCCCAACCATTTTGGTTGGGTTTTTTTGTGCTCAAGAGCTTAGTCATTTAATAAAAACAGAGTAGTAAAGAAGCTCGCTCTGTATAAACAGGTAAGTATAAATGCAACTTTCGCTCTCTTCTTCTTCATTTTATCCATTCATAAGCATTAAAGAGATGACCGTGAAAGGGATTTTTCCTATAGCTTGGTTCCATAAATAAATGGGTCTCCCTATTTTCCGAATATGGGTAAGGGTGATAGCATTTTCCTAGGATTACATTGGGGTTGTTGTAGGAAAATACTTTCAAGGGAGTGAATACAAATGAACGTGATAACGACATTTAATGCGAAAAGAAGAGAAAAACAAATAAAATATGAACGTCGACTATTAAAGGAAATTTCTATAAAG
Proteins encoded:
- the rplM gene encoding 50S ribosomal protein L13 — its product is MRTTYMAKANEIERKWYVVDAEGKTLGRLASEVASILRGKHKPTFTPHVDTGDHVILINAEKIQLTGKKLTDKIYYRHSMHPGGLKSRTALEMRSNYSEKMLELAIKGMLPKGSLGRQMIKKLHVYAGAEHQHQAQKPEVYELRG
- the rpsI gene encoding 30S ribosomal protein S9, which produces MAQVQYYGTGRRKSSVARVRLVPGEGRIVINDRDVESYIPFAALREVIKQPLNVTETLGSYDVLVNVHGGGYTGQAGAIRHGIARALLQVDPEFRTPLKRAGLLTRDARMKERKKYGLKGARRAPQFSKR